Proteins found in one Streptomyces sp. CB09001 genomic segment:
- a CDS encoding DUF6204 family protein, with the protein MSEHHTCRVIVRGTWEGLTEDARARLLAEAGEHGMPGMRFTEEGTPAYEPAPLRHFSMRYVVVSDAADGEEMAGAIAGRAEGLLCGLGYRFRGLGSTVTDLDTMKINRRSRSRR; encoded by the coding sequence GTGAGTGAGCACCACACCTGCCGGGTGATCGTCCGGGGCACCTGGGAGGGGCTGACCGAGGACGCCCGGGCCCGGTTGCTCGCCGAGGCGGGCGAGCACGGGATGCCGGGCATGCGGTTCACCGAGGAGGGGACGCCGGCCTACGAGCCCGCACCGCTGAGGCACTTCTCGATGCGTTACGTGGTGGTGTCGGACGCGGCGGACGGCGAGGAGATGGCGGGCGCGATCGCGGGCCGGGCGGAGGGCCTGCTGTGCGGGCTCGGCTACCGGTTCCGCGGTCTCGGGTCCACGGTGACGGACCTCGACACGATGAAGATCAACCGGAGGTCACGGTCTCGGCGGTGA
- a CDS encoding LLM class F420-dependent oxidoreductase — MPEYGYFLSCEQYGPAELIEQARMAEQAGFQALWISDHYHPWNGEQGQSPFVWSVIGALSDAVSLPIETAVTCPTVRIHPAVVAQAAATSAVMTNGRFRLGVGTGEALNEHIFGDAWPAAHVRLEMLEEAIQIMRRLLTGEEVNHHGTHYTVENARLYTVPDEPVPIDISGFGPAATKLAARVGDGYITMMPDTSMVEQYRKGGGGGKLVSGGTKVCYDTDRDAAVRTVHRLWANEQLPGELGQVLPSPKHFEQAQTLVTEDMVRDSRVCGDDVDEHVAELKQFADAGFDRVYVNQIGPDLRGFFDLYRTKVLPQLQQAA; from the coding sequence ATGCCCGAGTACGGCTATTTCCTCTCGTGCGAGCAGTACGGTCCCGCGGAGCTGATCGAGCAGGCCCGGATGGCCGAGCAGGCCGGATTCCAGGCGCTGTGGATCTCCGACCACTACCACCCCTGGAACGGCGAACAGGGCCAGAGCCCCTTCGTGTGGTCGGTCATCGGCGCCCTGTCCGACGCCGTGTCCCTGCCGATCGAGACCGCGGTGACCTGCCCGACCGTACGCATCCATCCGGCGGTGGTGGCGCAGGCCGCGGCGACCAGCGCGGTGATGACGAACGGCCGGTTCCGGCTGGGCGTCGGCACCGGCGAGGCACTGAACGAGCACATCTTCGGCGACGCCTGGCCGGCCGCGCACGTACGGCTGGAGATGCTGGAGGAAGCCATCCAGATCATGCGCCGGCTGCTCACCGGCGAGGAGGTCAACCACCACGGCACCCACTACACGGTGGAGAACGCCCGCCTGTACACGGTGCCCGACGAGCCGGTCCCGATCGACATCTCGGGCTTCGGCCCGGCGGCGACGAAGCTGGCGGCCCGGGTCGGCGACGGCTACATCACGATGATGCCGGACACCTCGATGGTGGAGCAGTACCGAAAGGGCGGGGGCGGCGGGAAGCTGGTCAGCGGCGGCACCAAGGTCTGCTACGACACCGACCGGGACGCGGCCGTGCGCACCGTGCACCGGCTGTGGGCCAACGAGCAGCTGCCCGGCGAGCTGGGCCAGGTGCTGCCCTCGCCGAAACACTTCGAGCAGGCGCAGACCCTGGTCACCGAGGACATGGTCCGCGACAGCCGGGTGTGCGGCGACGACGTGGACGAGCACGTGGCGGAGCTGAAGCAGTTCGCCGACGCCGGCTTCGACCGGGTCTACGTCAACCAGATCGGCCCGGATCTGCGCGGCTTCTTCGACCTCTACCGCACCAAGGTGCTGCCGCAGCTCCAACAGGCCGCCTGA
- a CDS encoding phage holin family protein, protein MDRMDHLEHLDRQLVDELAQVARETVRDELHEQTRRQRRKATLYAASGTAALYAGAAVALAVGLALALALPGWAAALITAALLGVAAYLLRGAARPHPSRPGPAPGTGHDHVPGDGAPAGPPGGPGVPYPPMPPVAPGGVGGATGAPGAGTPAPGGTGPAAPRQDDLDPENKRGRG, encoded by the coding sequence ATGGACCGCATGGATCACTTGGAACACCTGGACAGGCAACTGGTCGACGAACTGGCGCAGGTGGCACGCGAGACCGTGCGCGACGAACTGCATGAGCAGACCCGCAGGCAGCGCCGCAAGGCCACGCTGTACGCCGCGTCCGGCACCGCCGCCCTCTACGCGGGCGCCGCCGTCGCGCTCGCCGTGGGACTGGCGCTCGCCCTCGCACTCCCGGGCTGGGCCGCCGCGCTGATCACGGCCGCCCTTCTGGGCGTCGCGGCGTACCTGCTGCGCGGCGCGGCCCGGCCGCACCCGTCGCGGCCGGGTCCGGCACCCGGCACCGGGCACGACCACGTCCCCGGAGACGGTGCGCCCGCGGGGCCCCCGGGCGGACCCGGCGTGCCGTACCCGCCGATGCCACCCGTCGCCCCCGGCGGTGTGGGCGGCGCGACCGGCGCCCCGGGCGCGGGCACACCCGCACCGGGCGGCACCGGTCCCGCGGCACCGCGCCAGGACGACCTCGACCCCGAGAACAAACGCGGGCGCGGCTGA
- a CDS encoding VOC family protein has product MDILGATLRIYVDDLDKAIPFYEGLAGGEALRFERGGVQVAAVGCFLLMSGPESQLEVLRKVTATIAVSDVEETHRVLGSLGADIIAGPVATPVGRNLIARHPDGAIYEYVDRQQ; this is encoded by the coding sequence ATGGACATTCTGGGAGCCACACTGCGCATCTACGTCGACGACCTGGACAAGGCGATCCCCTTCTACGAGGGTCTGGCGGGCGGCGAGGCGCTTCGCTTCGAACGCGGCGGCGTCCAGGTCGCCGCCGTCGGCTGCTTCCTGCTGATGAGCGGACCCGAGTCCCAACTCGAGGTGCTGCGCAAGGTGACCGCGACGATCGCCGTGTCGGACGTCGAGGAGACCCATCGCGTACTCGGCTCACTGGGCGCCGACATCATCGCCGGCCCGGTCGCCACGCCCGTGGGCCGCAACCTGATCGCCCGGCACCCGGACGGGGCGATCTACGAGTACGTGGACCGGCAGCAGTAG
- a CDS encoding GNAT family protein, which translates to MPHTPSRHLAEGPRVGIRHFAYADAAEFTARARQSKDLHHPWLFPPDSVQAYEAYAGRLIEDRTKAGFLVCEKGAAADGAGGVEGPVPDGGAIAGFVNINNIVEGGFLSGALGYGAFAHAVGRGLMREGLDLVVRYAFGPMRLHRLEINVQPGNAASIALARACGFHLEGFSPKMLHIDGAWRDHQRWAITAETVTSG; encoded by the coding sequence ATGCCGCACACCCCGTCCCGCCACCTCGCCGAGGGCCCGCGCGTGGGCATCCGGCACTTCGCCTACGCGGACGCCGCCGAGTTCACCGCCCGGGCCCGTCAGAGCAAGGACCTGCACCACCCCTGGCTCTTCCCGCCGGACAGCGTCCAGGCGTACGAGGCCTACGCGGGCCGGCTCATCGAGGACCGCACCAAGGCCGGGTTCCTGGTGTGCGAGAAGGGTGCGGCGGCGGACGGAGCGGGAGGCGTGGAGGGCCCGGTGCCGGACGGCGGCGCCATCGCCGGGTTCGTCAACATCAACAACATCGTCGAGGGCGGCTTCCTCAGCGGCGCGCTCGGCTACGGCGCGTTCGCGCACGCGGTCGGCCGGGGGCTGATGCGTGAGGGTCTGGACCTCGTGGTGCGGTACGCGTTCGGGCCGATGCGCCTGCACCGGCTGGAGATCAACGTCCAGCCGGGCAACGCCGCCTCGATCGCGCTGGCCCGCGCCTGCGGCTTCCACCTGGAGGGCTTCTCGCCGAAAATGCTCCACATCGACGGCGCCTGGCGCGACCATCAGCGCTGGGCGATCACCGCCGAGACCGTGACCTCCGGTTGA
- the ligD gene encoding non-homologous end-joining DNA ligase — MRAGRHTVEVHRPDKVLFPAGGSGTQEYTKGDLVDYHRAVAPFMLPQLRGRPLMLERHPDGVDGPRFMQKNTPEHYPEWIDRVEVGKEGGTVCHTVCDDSATLVYLADQAALTLHRWLSRTGRLDRPDRMVFDLDPAGDDFEAVRAAARLLAELLDELKLPSAPMTTGSRGLHVVVPLDGRQDFDDVREFARAVADVLAAAHPDRLTTAARKKDRGDRLYLDIQRNAYAQTAVAPFTVRARPGAPVATPISWDQLDDPALHARRWTVADAVEQARTRPWAGIMNRPRALGPARRRLNALRG; from the coding sequence GTGCGGGCCGGACGGCACACGGTGGAGGTCCACCGGCCGGACAAGGTGCTGTTCCCGGCCGGTGGGAGCGGCACGCAGGAGTACACCAAGGGCGATCTCGTCGACTACCACCGTGCCGTCGCCCCGTTCATGCTGCCGCAGTTGCGAGGCCGCCCGCTGATGCTGGAACGGCACCCGGACGGCGTCGACGGACCGCGGTTCATGCAGAAGAACACCCCGGAGCACTACCCGGAGTGGATCGACCGCGTCGAGGTCGGCAAGGAGGGCGGTACCGTCTGCCACACCGTGTGCGACGACTCCGCCACCCTCGTGTACCTCGCCGACCAGGCCGCGCTCACCCTGCACCGCTGGCTGTCCCGGACCGGGCGGCTCGACCGGCCCGACCGCATGGTCTTCGACCTCGACCCGGCCGGAGACGACTTCGAGGCGGTGCGGGCGGCGGCCCGGCTGCTGGCCGAGCTGCTCGACGAGCTGAAGCTGCCCTCGGCACCGATGACCACCGGGTCCCGGGGGCTGCACGTCGTCGTCCCGCTGGACGGCCGCCAGGACTTCGACGACGTACGGGAGTTCGCGCGGGCCGTCGCCGACGTCCTGGCCGCCGCCCACCCCGACCGGCTCACCACCGCCGCCCGCAAGAAGGACCGCGGGGACCGGCTCTACCTCGACATCCAGCGCAACGCCTACGCGCAGACCGCCGTCGCACCCTTCACCGTCCGCGCCCGCCCTGGCGCTCCCGTGGCCACGCCCATCTCCTGGGACCAGCTGGACGACCCAGCCCTGCACGCCCGCCGCTGGACCGTCGCGGACGCCGTCGAGCAGGCCCGCACCAGGCCCTGGGCCGGGATCATGAACCGCCCCCGTGCCCTGGGCCCCGCCCGGCGGCGGCTGAACGCCCTGCGCGGCTGA
- a CDS encoding LD-carboxypeptidase, with translation MSRVRELVRPARLAPGARVAVVAPSGPVPEERLQAGLDVLRGWDLDPVVAPHVLDRHGTFDYLAGTDADRAADLQAAWCDPAVDAVLCARGGYGVQRMADLLDWEAMRAAGPKVFVGFSDITALHEAFATRLGLVTLHGPMAAGIDFIKNARAQEHLRATLFDPETVRVITSGGTPLVPGRARGVTLGGCLALLASDLGTPHARPSARGGLLCLEDVGEETYRIDRYLTQLLRSGWLEGVGGVLLGSWAECGPYERLRPLLADRLGGLGVPVVEDFGFGHCEGALTVPFGVPAELDADAGTLTLDRPALRRPS, from the coding sequence ATGAGCCGGGTGCGGGAGCTGGTCCGGCCGGCCCGGCTCGCCCCCGGCGCCCGGGTGGCCGTCGTCGCGCCCAGCGGACCCGTGCCCGAGGAGCGGCTCCAGGCGGGGCTCGACGTGCTGCGGGGCTGGGACCTCGACCCGGTCGTGGCGCCGCACGTCCTGGACCGGCACGGCACCTTCGACTACCTCGCGGGCACCGACGCCGACCGGGCCGCCGACCTCCAGGCCGCCTGGTGCGACCCGGCCGTGGACGCCGTGCTGTGCGCCCGCGGCGGATACGGCGTCCAGCGCATGGCCGACCTGCTCGACTGGGAGGCGATGCGCGCGGCCGGTCCCAAGGTGTTCGTCGGCTTCAGCGACATCACCGCACTGCACGAGGCGTTCGCCACCCGCCTCGGCCTGGTCACCCTGCACGGGCCGATGGCGGCCGGGATCGACTTCATCAAGAACGCCCGGGCGCAGGAGCACCTGCGGGCCACCCTGTTCGACCCGGAGACGGTCCGCGTGATCACCTCCGGCGGCACACCGCTGGTGCCCGGCCGGGCCCGCGGCGTCACCCTGGGCGGCTGCCTCGCCCTGCTCGCCTCCGACCTGGGCACCCCGCACGCCCGGCCCTCCGCGCGCGGCGGCCTGCTGTGCCTGGAGGACGTGGGGGAGGAGACGTACCGCATCGACCGCTACCTCACGCAGTTGCTGCGCTCCGGCTGGCTCGAAGGAGTAGGCGGCGTGCTGCTCGGCTCGTGGGCCGAGTGCGGGCCCTACGAACGGCTGCGGCCCCTGCTGGCCGACCGGCTCGGCGGCCTCGGCGTGCCGGTCGTCGAGGACTTCGGGTTCGGGCACTGCGAGGGGGCGCTGACCGTCCCGTTCGGCGTACCGGCGGAACTCGACGCGGACGCGGGCACCCTGACGCTGGACCGGCCGGCGCTGCGCCGCCCGTCGTAG
- a CDS encoding gas vesicle protein — MSNTRSTSDSQESQQSSRKPRTSQKSQTSQESRRPKPMEVLREARAQLAELTGMTAESVSSFEQTEEGWALEVEVLELERVPDTMSLMASYQVELDAEGQLTGYRRARRYERGRADPRGSR; from the coding sequence ATGTCGAACACGAGAAGCACATCCGACTCGCAAGAATCACAACAGAGTTCACGAAAGCCACGTACATCTCAGAAGTCACAGACATCACAGGAGTCGCGCCGTCCCAAGCCGATGGAGGTTCTGCGCGAGGCGCGCGCCCAGCTCGCGGAGCTCACCGGTATGACCGCCGAGTCCGTGTCGTCCTTCGAGCAGACGGAGGAGGGCTGGGCACTTGAGGTCGAGGTCCTGGAACTGGAGCGGGTGCCCGACACCATGAGCCTGATGGCGAGCTACCAGGTGGAACTGGACGCCGAGGGACAGCTCACGGGTTACCGGCGCGCCCGGCGCTACGAGCGCGGTCGGGCCGACCCCCGCGGCAGCCGCTAG
- a CDS encoding transketolase encodes MNTGELVDLGQQLRVDSVRASAAAGSGHPTSSMSAADLMAVLLANHLRYDFERPAHPGNDRFVLSKGHASPLLYSAFKAAGAIDDEELLTFRKLGSRLEGHPSPQRLPWVETATGSLGQGLPVGVGIALCGKRLDHTDYRVWVLCGDSEMAEGSVWEAAEHAGHEHLDNLTVIVDVNRLGQRGPTRHGHDLDAYARRFRAFEWHTIEIDGHDVDAVDRAYGEALSTKGQPTAIIARTLKGKGVAAVEDREGQHGKPLPEAEEAVAELGGPRDIRVRVHAPEDARALHSAGTGQTELPRYDPGDEIATRNAFGEALAAVGTARGDVVALDGEVGDSTRAEFFAKEHPERYFECYIAEQQMVAAAVGMAARGRVPFATTFAAFLTRAHDFVRMASISGSGINLVGSHAGVAIGQDGPSQMGLEDLAMMRAVHGSTVLYPCDANQAARLVAEMAGLEGIRYLRTSRGESKVIYGPDEEFPVGGSKVLRSSDSDRLTVVAAGVTLHEALAAADALGADGIPVRVIDLYSVKPVDRATLRAAAEETGCLVTVEDHRREGGIGDAVLDAFCDGRPVPRLVRLAVTAMPGSATPAEELHAAGIDAESIEAAARMLVEQAIVP; translated from the coding sequence ATGAACACCGGTGAACTCGTCGACCTCGGACAGCAGTTGCGCGTCGACAGCGTACGGGCGTCCGCCGCCGCGGGTTCCGGGCACCCGACGTCGTCGATGTCCGCCGCGGACCTGATGGCCGTACTGCTGGCGAATCACCTCCGCTACGACTTCGAGCGCCCGGCCCACCCCGGCAACGACCGCTTCGTACTCTCCAAGGGACACGCCTCGCCCCTGCTCTACTCCGCCTTCAAGGCGGCCGGTGCCATCGACGACGAGGAACTGCTCACCTTCCGCAAGCTGGGCAGCCGCCTGGAGGGACACCCCTCTCCGCAGCGGTTGCCGTGGGTCGAGACGGCCACCGGCTCGCTCGGCCAGGGGCTGCCCGTGGGCGTCGGCATCGCGCTGTGCGGCAAGCGGCTCGACCACACCGACTACCGCGTGTGGGTGCTGTGCGGCGACAGCGAGATGGCCGAGGGATCGGTGTGGGAGGCCGCCGAGCACGCCGGGCACGAGCACCTCGACAACCTCACCGTGATCGTCGACGTCAACCGGCTCGGCCAGCGCGGCCCCACCAGGCACGGCCACGACCTCGACGCCTACGCACGCCGATTCCGGGCCTTCGAGTGGCACACGATCGAGATCGACGGCCACGACGTCGACGCCGTCGACCGCGCCTACGGCGAGGCCCTGTCCACCAAGGGCCAGCCCACCGCGATCATCGCCCGCACCCTCAAGGGCAAGGGCGTCGCGGCCGTGGAGGACCGCGAGGGCCAGCACGGCAAGCCGCTGCCGGAGGCCGAGGAGGCCGTCGCCGAACTCGGCGGTCCCCGCGACATCAGGGTGCGGGTGCACGCCCCCGAGGACGCCCGGGCCCTGCACTCGGCGGGCACCGGACAGACCGAGCTGCCCCGATACGACCCGGGCGACGAGATCGCCACCCGCAACGCCTTCGGGGAGGCGCTCGCCGCGGTCGGCACCGCGCGCGGGGACGTCGTCGCCCTCGACGGCGAGGTCGGCGACTCCACGCGGGCCGAGTTCTTCGCCAAGGAACACCCCGAGCGCTACTTCGAGTGCTACATCGCCGAGCAGCAGATGGTCGCCGCCGCGGTGGGGATGGCGGCCCGCGGCCGGGTGCCGTTCGCCACCACCTTCGCCGCCTTCCTGACCCGCGCCCACGACTTCGTGCGCATGGCCTCGATCAGCGGCTCCGGCATCAACCTCGTCGGCTCCCACGCGGGCGTCGCCATCGGCCAGGACGGGCCCAGCCAGATGGGCCTGGAGGACCTTGCCATGATGCGGGCCGTCCACGGCTCGACCGTGCTGTACCCGTGCGACGCCAACCAGGCCGCGCGCCTCGTCGCCGAGATGGCCGGCCTGGAGGGCATCCGGTACCTGCGCACCTCGCGCGGTGAGAGCAAGGTGATCTACGGACCCGACGAGGAGTTCCCCGTCGGCGGCAGCAAGGTGCTGCGCTCCTCCGACTCCGACCGGCTCACCGTCGTCGCGGCCGGCGTCACCCTGCACGAGGCGCTCGCCGCGGCCGACGCCCTCGGAGCGGACGGCATCCCGGTCCGGGTGATCGACCTGTACTCGGTCAAGCCCGTCGACCGGGCCACCCTGCGCGCGGCGGCCGAGGAGACCGGCTGCCTGGTGACCGTGGAGGACCACCGGCGGGAGGGCGGCATCGGCGACGCCGTACTGGACGCGTTCTGCGACGGACGGCCCGTGCCCCGGCTGGTGCGGCTCGCGGTCACGGCGATGCCGGGCTCCGCGACCCCGGCGGAGGAACTCCACGCCGCGGGGATCGACGCCGAGTCCATCGAGGCGGCCGCCCGGATGCTCGTGGAGCAGGCGATCGTTCCGTGA
- a CDS encoding DUF5107 domain-containing protein, which translates to MTTIRREVLTLPAVPLGPDNPLPPLRPLDEAHRIDERDRAGLPRDMARQIDYEPLRSLLPAQVRDGYGRGRRPRELDALVIENDRLRATVLPALGGRIASLHHKPTDRELLYVNPVLQPANFALNGAWFSGGIEWNMGATGHTTLSCSPVHAARVPAPDGGEMLRLWEWERLRDLPFQVDLWLPEGSDFLYVGARIRNPHERPVPTYWWSNIAVPEDRRVLAPADEAWHFGYERRLRRVPVPEYGGIDRTYPLNSTYAADYFYEVPDDRRRWIAALDEDGHGLVQTSTDLLRGRKLFVWGTGSGGRRWQEWLTEPGTGGYCEIQAGLVRTQLEHVKLEAESEVSWLEAYGPLDTSPQGDWHTVLRRAEDRLADALPRADVDAAYDAWRPGADSEPGERLATGSGWGALEVLRAGWKLPGTPFDEDTLGEEQRPWLHLLRAGALPEPQHDEPPGATLVSRPWRDMLETTAATPSAEYHLGVAQWHGDDRAQAVRSWERGLESATDRWPLLRCLAVADQEDGHHERAADRYAEAFDDLCARRTDAAREDAGWAAVTASLGREAIGALLAAGRTADARAVWERLDPETRARGRFRLIEAELLAAEGRREDARAVFDEGFEVADLREGADGIGLLWARLDDAPLPARYDFRMWPDGE; encoded by the coding sequence GTGACGACGATCCGACGCGAGGTACTGACCCTGCCCGCCGTGCCGCTGGGGCCGGACAACCCCCTGCCGCCGCTGCGCCCCCTGGACGAGGCCCACCGCATCGACGAACGGGACCGGGCGGGCCTGCCCCGCGACATGGCCCGCCAGATCGACTACGAGCCCCTGCGCAGTCTGCTGCCCGCACAGGTCCGGGACGGCTACGGCCGCGGGCGCCGACCGCGCGAGCTGGACGCCCTCGTCATCGAGAACGACCGGCTGCGGGCCACCGTCCTGCCGGCCCTCGGCGGCCGCATCGCCTCCCTCCACCACAAGCCCACCGACCGTGAACTGCTCTACGTCAACCCCGTGCTCCAGCCCGCCAACTTCGCCCTCAACGGCGCCTGGTTCTCCGGCGGCATCGAATGGAACATGGGCGCCACCGGCCACACCACCCTGTCCTGCTCGCCCGTGCACGCAGCGCGCGTCCCCGCGCCCGACGGCGGGGAGATGCTGCGCCTGTGGGAGTGGGAGCGGCTGCGCGACCTGCCCTTCCAGGTCGACCTGTGGCTGCCGGAGGGCTCGGACTTCCTCTACGTCGGCGCCCGCATCCGCAACCCGCACGAACGCCCGGTGCCCACCTACTGGTGGTCCAACATCGCAGTCCCCGAGGACCGCCGCGTCCTCGCCCCGGCCGACGAGGCCTGGCACTTCGGATATGAGCGCCGCCTGCGCCGGGTGCCCGTCCCGGAGTACGGCGGGATCGACCGGACGTACCCACTGAACAGCACCTACGCCGCCGACTACTTCTACGAGGTGCCGGACGACCGGCGCCGCTGGATCGCCGCGCTCGACGAGGACGGTCACGGGCTGGTGCAGACCTCGACCGACCTGCTGCGCGGCCGCAAGCTGTTCGTGTGGGGCACCGGATCGGGCGGACGCCGCTGGCAGGAGTGGCTCACCGAACCCGGCACCGGCGGCTACTGCGAGATCCAGGCCGGACTCGTCCGCACCCAGCTCGAACACGTCAAGCTGGAGGCGGAGAGCGAGGTGTCCTGGCTGGAGGCGTACGGACCGCTCGACACCTCCCCGCAGGGCGACTGGCACACCGTGCTGCGCCGGGCCGAGGACCGGCTGGCGGACGCCCTGCCGCGGGCCGACGTCGACGCCGCGTACGACGCCTGGCGGCCGGGTGCCGACAGCGAGCCCGGCGAGCGCCTGGCCACCGGATCGGGCTGGGGCGCGCTGGAGGTGCTGCGGGCCGGCTGGAAGCTGCCCGGCACACCCTTCGACGAGGACACCCTCGGCGAGGAACAGCGGCCCTGGCTGCACCTGTTGCGCGCCGGGGCACTGCCCGAGCCGCAGCACGACGAGCCGCCCGGCGCCACGCTGGTCTCCCGGCCCTGGCGGGACATGCTGGAGACCACGGCCGCCACGCCGTCGGCCGAGTACCACCTCGGTGTCGCCCAGTGGCACGGCGACGACCGGGCACAGGCGGTGCGCAGCTGGGAGCGCGGCCTCGAGTCCGCCACGGACCGCTGGCCGTTGCTGCGCTGCCTCGCCGTCGCCGACCAGGAGGACGGCCACCACGAGCGCGCCGCCGACCGGTACGCGGAGGCCTTCGACGACCTGTGCGCACGCCGGACCGACGCGGCGAGGGAGGACGCCGGGTGGGCGGCCGTCACCGCGTCCCTCGGCCGGGAGGCGATCGGGGCGCTGCTGGCGGCCGGGCGTACCGCGGACGCCCGGGCCGTGTGGGAGCGGCTGGACCCCGAGACCCGGGCCCGCGGCCGGTTCCGGCTGATCGAGGCCGAGCTGCTGGCAGCGGAGGGCCGGCGCGAGGACGCGCGGGCCGTGTTCGACGAGGGCTTCGAGGTCGCCGATCTGAGGGAGGGCGCCGACGGCATCGGCCTGCTGTGGGCGCGGCTGGACGACGCACCGCTCCCGGCCCGCTACGACTTCCGGATGTGGCCGGACGGCGAGTGA
- a CDS encoding NAD(P)/FAD-dependent oxidoreductase — MSRPRIVIVGAGFAGYRTARTLSRLTRHQADITLLNPTDYFLYLPLLPQVAAGILEPRRVSVSLSGTLPHVRLVLGEADGIDLDGHTVHYTGPEGEEGTLPYDRLVLAAGSVNKLLPIPGVAEHAHGFRGLPEALYLRDHVTRQVELAAAADDRAECAARCTFVVVGAGYTGTEVAAHGAMYTDAQVRKHPMRTGMRPRWMLLDVAPRVMPEMDERLSRTAERVLRQRGVDVRMGTSVKEATHDGVVLTDGSTVDTRTLVWCVGVRPDPLVESLGLPMERGRLLVDPHLQVPGRPELFACGDVAAVPDLNQPGQYTPMTAQHAWRHGKVCAHNVVASLGRGKRRAYRHRDMGFVVDLGGAKAAANPLGVPMSGPAAGAVTRGYHLAAMPGNRVRVAADWLLDAVLPRQAVQLGLVRSWSVPLESSSPEVARVPGGPERTGESAGAAGQHPDGDEARNRPGGQPANEQPGGEPANEQPGGEPAKNQPRGEPAKNQPGGQPANEQPGGEPTKNQPGGEPAKNQPGGEPAKGRPGDEPAGSQSRGERAKRNQSGSPRASGKPRRAVEAAGPRPARGGSGKPGKASRASGAGSAGKRPTAPSGPSRSARPPTDPGPEPPAHQPPPGPDIAPGPVRRTDGRAAEGDT; from the coding sequence GTGAGCCGACCCCGCATCGTGATCGTCGGTGCCGGCTTCGCCGGGTACCGGACGGCCCGCACCCTGTCCCGGCTCACCCGGCACCAGGCCGACATCACCCTGCTCAACCCGACCGACTACTTCCTCTACCTGCCCCTGCTGCCCCAGGTCGCCGCCGGAATCCTGGAACCGCGCCGGGTCAGCGTGTCCCTGTCGGGCACGCTGCCGCACGTACGGCTCGTGCTCGGCGAGGCCGACGGCATCGACCTCGACGGGCACACCGTGCACTACACGGGCCCGGAGGGCGAGGAGGGCACGCTGCCCTACGACCGGCTGGTACTCGCCGCGGGCAGCGTCAACAAACTGCTGCCCATCCCCGGCGTCGCCGAGCACGCCCACGGCTTCCGCGGGCTGCCGGAGGCGCTCTACCTGCGCGACCACGTGACCCGGCAGGTGGAGCTGGCCGCCGCGGCCGACGACCGGGCCGAGTGCGCCGCGCGGTGCACCTTCGTCGTGGTCGGCGCGGGCTACACCGGCACCGAGGTCGCCGCGCACGGCGCGATGTACACCGACGCGCAGGTCCGCAAGCACCCGATGCGCACCGGCATGCGGCCGCGCTGGATGCTGCTCGACGTGGCGCCCCGGGTCATGCCCGAGATGGACGAACGGCTCTCCCGCACGGCCGAGCGGGTACTGCGGCAGCGGGGCGTCGACGTGCGGATGGGGACCTCCGTGAAGGAGGCCACGCACGACGGGGTCGTACTGACCGACGGGTCCACCGTCGACACCCGCACACTCGTGTGGTGCGTGGGCGTGCGGCCCGACCCGCTGGTGGAGTCCCTGGGCCTGCCCATGGAGCGCGGCCGGCTGCTCGTCGACCCCCACCTCCAGGTGCCGGGACGGCCCGAGCTGTTCGCCTGCGGTGACGTGGCGGCGGTGCCCGACCTGAACCAGCCGGGCCAGTACACGCCGATGACCGCACAGCACGCCTGGCGGCACGGCAAGGTCTGCGCCCACAACGTCGTCGCCTCGCTCGGCCGGGGGAAACGGCGGGCCTACCGCCACCGGGACATGGGGTTCGTCGTGGACCTCGGCGGCGCGAAGGCCGCGGCCAACCCGCTCGGCGTGCCGATGTCCGGCCCGGCGGCGGGTGCGGTCACCCGCGGGTACCACCTCGCGGCGATGCCGGGCAACCGCGTGCGGGTCGCCGCCGACTGGCTGCTCGACGCGGTACTGCCCCGCCAGGCCGTACAGCTGGGTCTCGTACGGTCCTGGTCGGTGCCGCTGGAGTCGTCGTCCCCGGAGGTCGCGCGGGTGCCGGGAGGTCCGGAGCGGACCGGCGAGAGCGCCGGGGCAGCCGGGCAGCACCCCGACGGCGACGAGGCGAGGAACCGGCCGGGCGGTCAGCCCGCGAACGAGCAGCCGGGCGGCGAGCCCGCGAACGAGCAGCCGGGCGGTGAGCCTGCGAAGAACCAGCCGCGCGGTGAGCCCGCGAAGAACCAGCCGGGCGGTCAGCCCGCGAACGAGCAGCCGGGCGGTGAGCCTACGAAGAACCAGCCGGGCGGTGAGCCCGCGAAGAACCAGCCGGGCGGTGAACCGGCCAAGGGCCGGCCCGGTGATGAGCCCGCCGGGAGCCAGTCGCGCGGTGAGCGGGCGAAGAGGAACCAGTCCGGCTCGCCCCGTGCGTCCGGCAAGCCGCGCCGCGCCGTCGAGGCCGCCGGGCCGCGCCCCGCCCGAGGAGGCTCGGGCAAGCCGGGCAAGGCCTCCCGCGCCTCCGGCGCGGGCTCCGCCGGGAAGCGGCCCACCGCCCCGTCCGGACCGAGCCGGTCCGCGCGCCCGCCGACCGACCCCGGTCCCGAGCCGCCGGCGCACCAGCCGCCCCCCGGACCCGACATCGCCCCCGGCCCCGTCAGGCGCACCGACGGACGTGCCGCGGAAGGAGACACATGA